Proteins encoded together in one Prochlorococcus marinus str. MIT 9211 window:
- a CDS encoding 30S ribosomal protein S1 encodes MVENSPEASQKLETEEQAAKSIDESQTSSPEINNKTPEETGNQVDTDIPEDIPTADDPSSRVKKHDFDGVGFTLEEFDSLLSKYDYNFKPGDIVNGTVFALETKGAMIDIGAKTAAFMPMQEVSINRVEGLSDVLQPSEVRQFFIMSEENEDGQLSLSIRRIEYQRAWERVRQLQKEDATIYSEVFATNRGGALVRVEGLRGFIPGSHISTRKAKEELVAEFLPLKFLEVDEERNRLVLSHRRALVERKMNRLEVGEVVVGAVRGIKPYGAFIDIGGVSGLLHISEISHEHIETPHSVLNVNDQMKVMIIDLDAERGRISLSTKALEPEPGDMLSDPQKVFDKAEEMAAKYKEMLLEQAEEGENPIATMEI; translated from the coding sequence ATGGTTGAAAACTCACCTGAGGCTTCACAAAAGCTAGAGACAGAAGAACAGGCAGCTAAGAGTATTGATGAGAGTCAAACCTCTTCACCAGAAATTAATAACAAGACTCCTGAAGAAACAGGTAACCAAGTAGACACAGATATTCCTGAAGATATCCCAACAGCAGATGATCCTTCTAGCAGAGTAAAAAAACACGATTTTGATGGAGTAGGTTTTACTCTTGAAGAGTTTGACTCACTTTTAAGCAAATACGATTACAACTTCAAGCCTGGCGACATTGTCAATGGAACAGTTTTTGCTCTTGAAACAAAGGGAGCGATGATTGATATAGGAGCAAAAACGGCAGCTTTCATGCCAATGCAAGAAGTATCCATTAATCGTGTTGAAGGTTTAAGCGATGTACTCCAACCTTCAGAAGTAAGACAATTTTTTATAATGAGTGAAGAGAATGAAGATGGTCAACTTTCACTTTCTATCCGGAGGATTGAATATCAGCGCGCATGGGAAAGAGTGAGACAACTTCAAAAGGAAGATGCAACTATTTACTCAGAAGTATTTGCAACAAATAGAGGCGGAGCACTTGTAAGAGTAGAAGGACTTAGAGGCTTTATACCTGGTTCTCATATTAGTACTAGGAAAGCTAAAGAAGAATTAGTCGCAGAGTTCTTACCACTAAAGTTTTTAGAAGTTGACGAAGAGAGAAATAGATTAGTACTAAGTCATAGGCGTGCCTTAGTCGAAAGAAAAATGAATCGATTAGAAGTTGGTGAAGTTGTTGTTGGTGCTGTGAGAGGAATAAAACCATATGGAGCTTTCATAGATATAGGAGGGGTAAGTGGACTGCTTCATATCTCGGAAATTAGCCATGAACATATTGAAACCCCTCATTCAGTTCTAAATGTCAATGATCAGATGAAAGTGATGATTATTGACCTAGATGCAGAGAGAGGACGTATTTCTCTTTCGACAAAAGCACTTGAGCCTGAGCCTGGGGATATGCTGAGCGACCCACAGAAAGTATTTGACAAAGCCGAAGAAATGGCTGCTAAATACAAGGAAATGTTACTTGAGCAAGCAGAGGAAGGTGAAAACCCAATAGCAACAATGGAAATTTAG
- the nrdR gene encoding transcriptional regulator NrdR → MQCPSCQNTDSRVLESRSADTGKSVRRRRECLNCDFRFTTYERVETVPITVIKRSESKETFSRSKLLNGLIRACEKTCIDNQKIESIVDEIEIQLQQRNMKEVSSSDLGEMVLGQLKGLSEVAYIRFASVYRQFNGINDFVETLETFKPDKKLATVI, encoded by the coding sequence ATGCAATGCCCCTCTTGCCAAAACACTGATAGTCGCGTCTTAGAATCTCGATCTGCCGATACTGGCAAAAGTGTTCGGAGGCGAAGAGAATGTCTTAATTGTGATTTCCGTTTTACTACTTATGAAAGAGTAGAAACAGTTCCTATAACAGTTATAAAACGAAGTGAATCTAAAGAAACCTTTAGTAGAAGCAAGCTATTGAATGGTCTAATCAGAGCATGTGAAAAAACATGCATTGATAATCAAAAAATAGAATCAATTGTTGATGAAATCGAAATACAGCTCCAACAAAGAAACATGAAAGAAGTTAGCAGTTCAGATTTAGGGGAAATGGTTTTGGGGCAATTAAAAGGTCTTAGTGAAGTTGCGTATATTCGATTCGCTTCTGTCTATCGACAATTTAATGGCATTAATGATTTCGTTGAGACGCTTGAAACTTTTAAGCCAGACAAAAAATTAGCAACTGTTATCTAA
- a CDS encoding photosystem II reaction center protein T, protein MEAFSYTLLMALAAVTLFFAVAFRDPPKFDK, encoded by the coding sequence ATGGAAGCCTTTTCTTACACCCTTTTAATGGCCTTGGCAGCCGTAACATTGTTCTTTGCCGTCGCTTTCCGCGATCCTCCAAAGTTCGATAAGTAA